The DNA sequence CACGCTGACCAAGAAGATGGCGGAGGAGCTGACAGACTTCCTCGCGGAGGCGGGCGTGAAGGTCCGCTACCTGCACTCGGACGTCGACACCCTGCGCCGCGTGGAGCTGCTGACCGAGCTGCGCGCCGGTGTGTACGACGTGCTCGTCGGCATCAATCTGCTCCGCGAGGGCCTGGACCTGCCGGAGGTGTCGCTGGTCGCGATCCTCGACGCCGACAAGGAGGGCTTCCTCCGCTCGTCGACATCCCTCATCCAGACCATCGGCCGCGCCGCCCGCAACGTCTCCGGCGAGGTGCACATGTACGCGGACGTGCTGACGGACTCGATGAAGAACGCCATCGAGGAGACCGACCGCCGCCGCGAGCTGCAGATCGAGTACAACCGTGCCAACGGCATCGACCCCCAGCCGCTCCGCAAGCGCATCGCCGACATCACGGACGTGCTCGCCCGCGAGGAGGCCGACACGGCCCGCATGCTCGCCGGCCGCGAGCAGCGCCGCAAGAGCCCGACGCCGAACCTCCGCAACGGCGGCATCGCCGCCCAGGGCGCGGCCGAGCTGGAGTCGCTGATCGCCGATCTCAACGAGCAGATGCTCGCGGCGGCCGGCGAGCTGAAGTTCGAACTGGCGGCCCGGCTGCGCGACGAGCTGTCCGATCTGAAGCGGGACCTGCGGCAGATGGAGAAGGCGGGGCATCTGGGCTGAGTCGCGCGGCTGCGAGAGCCGACAGTCGCGCGCACAGCACCTCATCACCACGCACTTCCACGCACTTCCCCCAGCACAGCGCTACGGTGGCAGAGTGGGCTCGAAGGCGGCGCGTACGCGGCAGCGGTGGGGGATGGTCGCCGCCGCCGGGGCCTTACTCGCGCTCTCGGCCGCGGCGCTCGCCTTCCAGGGCGCTCCCGTCTTCACCGGAGTCCGGTTCTCTCTGCCGTCCGCCGACCTCCAGCCGCATCCGGGCGAGCAGCAGGTCACCGGCACGCCCGCCCCGCAGGACATCGCCCACGAGACCCGCATCGACCTGACCTGGGTGACGTACGCCGTCGTGATCCTGGTGATCGTGCTGCTGCTCGCCCTCCTGTGGCGCTATCTGCGGCGGAGGCTGCGCCCCGAGTTCCCCGGCGTCCGCGGCGACGTCGCGGGCTCGACCGAGGGCGCCGTCGCGCCCGACCCTCCCGAGCAGCCGCGGCCCGAGCGGGTCCGTCGGGGCCTCGACCGGGCCCTCGACCTGCTCGGCGAGGATCGCGAACCCCGCGACGCGATCGAGCGCGCCTGGCTCGGGCTGGAGGAGGGCGCGGCCGACAGCGGCGTCCACCGGCTGCCCGCCGAGACGCCGGGGGAGTTCGTGCGGCGCGTGCTCGCCCGGGTGGCGTCCGACCGGGCCGCCGCGCAGGGCCTGCTCGAGCTGTACCTGCGCGCACGCTTCAGTGAGGCGCCGGTGACGGCCGCGGACGTGGCCGAGGCGCGCACCGCGATCGAAGCGCTCCGTGCGTCGTGGGGCACAGCGGCGGCGGAAAGCATGCCCCGATGACCCGCGCCCGGATGATCCGCCGCGCCGTCGGCTGCGTGCTCGCCGCCGCCGTGATCGGCGTCGCGGCCTGGTTCTTCGGCATGGACGCGCCGCACGCCGTTGGGCTCGGGTTCGTCGTGTTCGCCCTCGGCGCCGTGCTGTCACTGCTGGGCGATCAGGCCGAGGTCGCCTGGCCGGTCCCGTCACCGCAGCCGCGGCCCGGCGCGCGCCGGGACGTCGTGCAACTCGGCTGGTCGCTCGGCGCCCGCGGTGGACGGGTGTCGCCGGAGGCCGTCCGCCGGCTGCGCCGCCTCGCCGCCGACGTGCTCGACCGGCACGGTGTGACGCTCGACGACCCGGCCGCCGCTCCGGTGGTCGCCGGGCTGCTGGGGGAGGAGACCGCGGCGATGCTCCGCAAGGGCAGCGCTGCGGCCCCGCGCCCGAAGGAGTTCGCGGCCTCGCTCGCCCGGCTGGAGGCGCTGGCGGCGCCCGACGCGCCTGACCGCCCCCACCCCGACCACGCCGACACCGCCATCGCAACCACGACAGGACCCGCATGACCCCGGACACCTCCACCTCAGCAGTCACCCCCGCGAACCTCCCCGCCACGGTCGGCGCCGACCCCGAGCCGCTCGCGGTCGCCGAGGTCGCGCGTCTCGGCGCCGAGGTGCTGAACCGGGTCGGGTCCGTCGTCGTCGGGATGCGCGAGCCCCTGCACATCGCGCTCGCCACCGTGCTCGCCGGCGGGCACGTGCTGTTCGAGGACGTCCCGGGGCTCGGCAAGACTCTCGCCGCCCGCAGCATCGCCAGCGCCGTCGGCCT is a window from the Leifsonia shinshuensis genome containing:
- a CDS encoding DUF4129 domain-containing protein; the protein is MGSKAARTRQRWGMVAAAGALLALSAAALAFQGAPVFTGVRFSLPSADLQPHPGEQQVTGTPAPQDIAHETRIDLTWVTYAVVILVIVLLLALLWRYLRRRLRPEFPGVRGDVAGSTEGAVAPDPPEQPRPERVRRGLDRALDLLGEDREPRDAIERAWLGLEEGAADSGVHRLPAETPGEFVRRVLARVASDRAAAQGLLELYLRARFSEAPVTAADVAEARTAIEALRASWGTAAAESMPR